CTTGTTCTTGCTGAGGACTATCCGATTGTCCTCGTTATCCATGGAGATCCGCATGGATTCTGCATCCACCGAGCTTATTCTCATCTTGCCGAAGGATGAGCCCTCTCCGATGCTGACGGCTTCGTCGGAGATCTGCCATATGCCGTTTACTATGGCGGCGTCCTGGAGGCCGCCCTCTGTCCCGTGGAAGACCGGCCCCTTGAAGTGGACGGCGATCACCACAACCCCTCGCGAAATTCCGAGATCTCTGGTGTAGATATAGGTCTTATCGGCGATGGTGGCGCCGTCCTTCGACGGGGCTATCAGATTGGAGTCGACGACCTCCCCGTCTTTGCTCAGCTCAAGCCAGATGGACCCGTAGGCGTCGATTCCTTTGATCCCCAGCTCATAGCCCTCAGCGAGCCGGAGGGGAGCTTCTTTTGTGATGGTCCTCTCCTGGTCGTCGTCGATGAGGATCTTCGATAGCTCCTCTCCGGCCATCAGGTTGTCGTCCCTTGATCTGTCATAGAGGTAAGGCTGGCGCCAGTCATCGTACCTCTCCCCGGCGTATCCTGCGAACTGCTCCTCTCCCAAAAAGGAGATTTTATAGTACATACCCCAATCCTCGAAATCGAAGTCGGAGAGCTGGGCCGTCGTTTCGTAGACGACCCCCATCGGCTCGTCGAGGGAGCTGCCGGTGATCGTCAGGGTCAGCCTCTCATTGCAGATGTTATCGTCGGCGTCGTAGCTGAAACCCGGAAAGTTCTGGGGGTCCCAAGTATAAGTCGCGCCGTCGTAGGCCACTGCCACGGAGCCTCGAAGCTCGACCCTTTCGGCGGCGGTTCCGGAGGTTGCAGTGGCGAGGAAAAGAAGGATGATGAGGGCGAATATGGGGGTTCTCATGGTAAACAATCTCTTTTTTTAGCTATAAAAGAGATTCGTCGTCGGTCACCCTGAGAGCCCCAAATTCTGTCGATCAGGGCTAATGGCATCTCATCAGGACAAACTCCTTAAATCCCAATAAGCCGATGTTATCCAAGTCAAGCTTCTCTCAGGGTGTAAATAGATCATGAAACGAAAATGGCAGCACGACAGGGGACTGGAGGCTAGGATGCTCTTCACCATTCTCCTCCTCTTCCTCGTCTACATGGCCTTCCTGGCCATCCTGGCATACCAGGGGGCGGGAATGGTGACGATGCTCGCCTTCGTCATCATTTTTATGCTGGTTCAGTACTTCTTCTCCGACAGGCTCGTCCTCAAGAGCATGGGCGCAAAGATCGTATCCGAGAGGGACGAGCCCCAGCTTCACCAGATGATCACGAGGCTCTGCGCTCTGGCGGACCTGCCGAAGCCCCGGATAGCCGTCGTCAACACCTCGATGCCGAACGCCTTCGCCACCGGCAGGAGCCCGGGAAACGCGGTGGTGGCGGTGACCACCGGGATCATGCGGCAGCTCAACCCGGCGGAGCTGGAGGCGGTCCTGGCCCACGAGCTGACCCACGTCAAGAACCGGGACGTGATGGTGATGACGATCGCAAGCTTCCTCTCTACAGTGGCCTTCTTCATCGTCAGGTACTCCCTCTACTTCGGCGGCGGCGGCTCCAGCAGGAACAAGGGAGGGATCTGGGTCGCCTTCTTCGCCTCCGTCGTCGTCTGGATCGCCAGCAGTTTGTTGATCAGAGCCCTCTCGCGGTACAGGGAGTTCGCCGCCGACCGGGGTGCCGCCGTCATCACCGGCCAGCCCTCGAACCTCGCCTCGGCGCTGATGAAGATCAGCGGGGTGATGCCCCGGATACCGAAGGAAGACCTCCGGAGGGCGGAGGGTATGAACGCCTTCTTCATCATCCCCGCCGTCTCCAGCTCGTCGCTGATGAAACTCTTATCCACCCATCCCCCCGTGGAGAAGAGGTTAGCAGCCCTCCAGGGGATGGAGCAGGAGATGGGGGCGGCATGAGACGGACGGGGGCCGAAGCGGAGAGGATCTCTATCGAGGGTTCTGATCGAGCCGCCGAGAGGGGGATGAAGAAGGCATGAGGCTCAAGATCCTCGACGCAATCCTCGGAAAGAGCACGCTGCCGAAGTCGAAGCTCGATCGCCTCTTCGCCATGGCCACCGCCAGGATCACCCTGGAGGCGAGCCTCGGCCTAGCCCCTTCGGGCTCTGCGGGGATCTGCCTCAGGCCGATCGACTCCTCGAGGTACGAGGCGGCCCGGTCCGAGATCGAGGCTCTCCTCCATTACAGCGGCCAGGAGACGGGGACGACCTCCAGGATCGAGATGGACGAGTACCGGTACCTGTGGGTAGTTCTGGAGGACCGGGACTTCGACGACCTGGTGGCGACAGTCCACCTGGTGAGCACGACGATGACCGACCACGGCCTCGGCGAGCAGCTCCTATGCGCCCTCTACAGCTTTATTGGGAAAAACGGTCCCGTCTACTGGATATACAGCTTCAAGGGCGGGGCCTACTACCCCTTCGCCCCCAAAAAGGGGCATGATAGGGACAACGCCCTGGAGTTCCGGCTCAGGTCGGTGATGGAGCCGGAGCTGCCGATAGAGAAGGACCTGGAGAAGTGGTATCCCCTCTGGGGGATACCCATATAGAGTGGTACAACTTTAAGAGATAAACAGATTTGTCGCTCCACTTAAGGTCAAATTTTGGGGGCTTCAAGGAGTAATAGTTAAAAATTATAGGGCAAGTTTCCTATGAATAAGAACCGGTCATTTGCAGAATTTACATCCAATGTAGTCGCTTACCAGAAATGCTCTGACCGAGGTCATTGTAATACCCATCGTCTGGACCGGATCGGCGTGCTGGATCGGCCATTCTGACGGATCCCCTGGTTGACGTCGTTATGGTCTCCCACGACTACAGCAGCGTTGGCGGCGCTCTGGGTTACGTGGTCTCCCTGGGGAGCCAGCTAATTTTAGAAGGGAGTGGCCAGGAGAGAGCAATGAAGGGGGATAATTGTTGTGACCTCTCCTGACCGCAGGACAGATCATCGGAGATGAATGGTTTACTGCCCTACGGACGATAGACTGTACGACCTCCCAGAAAAGCCAGAACCTCGCAGAGCGAAAGTAATCCGAGAGACGCCTCCAGCCAAATCCTCCTTCGATGGAAATGAAGACGAAGAAGGCTTCATTCAAACCATTGCGATGAGAGCCCCCACAGTTCGAGTTCGAAACGAGAGGCATCCCCCATCTCTGAAATTGGAGCCTTCTTAGAAAAAATATGGCCGCCTGGGGGGGCGGGGGGCGCCCCTATCACCCCGCCGGCTCAATCCTCGATCAGGCCAGAGCCCCTGAAGACCCTCGCCGCCTCCGCCAGGGTGAGGTCTCCGGGGGGGACGATCACCTCCGACTCGACGATCTCCTTGGGGTCCAGAGGCTCCCCTTTCGCCTTGATCGTGGCAATCAGCCTCGACAGCTCCTCCTTAAGACCAGCTTCGTCCTCCTTCGCGACGCGTTCGACGATGTTGTTGTCGATGACGTTGAGGTCGTCGAGGAGGGCGGACGATATCCGGTACTGCCCCTCCCCCATGATCCTGATGATCATCTCCCTTCCTCCTCCTTCAGCCTTGCGAGGTCCGCCTCGACGCTTCCGCGGGCCCGGACCCGGGCGAGCTCCCTCTCGACGTCGTCTTTGCCCCCGAACTCCTCCAGGGTCCCCCGCTCCACCAGCTCGTCGAGGGCTGCGGACCTCGCCCTCATCGTCTCGATCTTATCCTCGGACCTCTCCACCGCGAGGCCTACGTCCGCCATCTCCTCGCTGATCCCGGTGAGGGACTCGGTCACCTTCACCTGGGCCTCGGCGGCGGAGTACTGGGCCTTTATCGTCTCCTTCTTCACCCTGAAGGCCT
The sequence above is drawn from the Methanothrix harundinacea 6Ac genome and encodes:
- the htpX gene encoding zinc metalloprotease HtpX, with product MKRKWQHDRGLEARMLFTILLLFLVYMAFLAILAYQGAGMVTMLAFVIIFMLVQYFFSDRLVLKSMGAKIVSERDEPQLHQMITRLCALADLPKPRIAVVNTSMPNAFATGRSPGNAVVAVTTGIMRQLNPAELEAVLAHELTHVKNRDVMVMTIASFLSTVAFFIVRYSLYFGGGGSSRNKGGIWVAFFASVVVWIASSLLIRALSRYREFAADRGAAVITGQPSNLASALMKISGVMPRIPKEDLRRAEGMNAFFIIPAVSSSSLMKLLSTHPPVEKRLAALQGMEQEMGAA
- the pspAB gene encoding PspA-associated protein PspAB — its product is MRLKILDAILGKSTLPKSKLDRLFAMATARITLEASLGLAPSGSAGICLRPIDSSRYEAARSEIEALLHYSGQETGTTSRIEMDEYRYLWVVLEDRDFDDLVATVHLVSTTMTDHGLGEQLLCALYSFIGKNGPVYWIYSFKGGAYYPFAPKKGHDRDNALEFRLRSVMEPELPIEKDLEKWYPLWGIPI
- the pspAA gene encoding PspA-associated protein PspAA, with product MIIRIMGEGQYRISSALLDDLNVIDNNIVERVAKEDEAGLKEELSRLIATIKAKGEPLDPKEIVESEVIVPPGDLTLAEAARVFRGSGLIED